In one window of Romboutsia hominis DNA:
- a CDS encoding bifunctional 2-keto-4-hydroxyglutarate aldolase/2-keto-3-deoxy-6-phosphogluconate aldolase, with product MKKMKVLKALQECGVVAVVRGNTKETGINIAKACIKGNVKAIEVTYTNKFANEIIRELSEEFKTQDDVVIGAGTVLDPETARLAILQGAEYIVSPSFNLETATLCNRYKVAYIPGVMTINEIVLAHESGVDVIKLFPGSAFGPSYIKAIKGPLPYANVMVTGGVNIDNLDAWINAGADLVGIGGELNTIGEEGKFDEITSICKKYIEKLNKARG from the coding sequence ATGAAAAAGATGAAAGTTTTAAAAGCACTACAAGAGTGTGGCGTAGTTGCTGTTGTTCGTGGAAATACAAAAGAAACAGGAATAAACATTGCAAAAGCTTGTATAAAAGGAAATGTAAAAGCAATAGAAGTAACGTATACTAATAAATTTGCAAATGAAATAATACGTGAATTAAGTGAAGAATTTAAAACTCAAGACGATGTAGTAATAGGAGCAGGAACAGTACTAGATCCTGAAACTGCGAGACTTGCTATATTACAAGGAGCTGAATATATAGTATCGCCATCATTTAATTTAGAAACTGCTACTTTATGTAATAGATATAAAGTAGCTTACATACCAGGAGTTATGACTATAAATGAAATAGTTTTAGCACATGAAAGTGGAGTCGATGTTATAAAATTATTCCCAGGAAGTGCATTTGGACCAAGCTATATAAAAGCTATAAAAGGACCACTTCCATATGCAAATGTAATGGTAACTGGAGGAGTTAACATAGATAACTTAGATGCATGGATAAATGCTGGAGCTGATTTAGTAGGAATAGGTGGAGAGTTAAATACTATCGGAGAAGAAGGTAAATTTGATGAAATAACATCAATATGCAAAAAATATATAGAAAAATTAAACAAAGCAAGAGGATAA
- a CDS encoding sugar kinase has translation MRVAGFGEIMLRLATNKGFMISNTNNYNANYGGGEANVLISLSKFGIDTKMITKVSNNDIGEGIINYLNSHRVNTSQVQKGEERTGIYFLEVGSGNRASKVIYDRANSAFSNMKVTDLDIEKALEDVDLFHFSGITLALSKELRELTMNILKHCKKNNILVSYDSNYRAKLWTIEEARQATLEILPFVNILSAGILDAENILKMNCEYEDKYEKLSHYYNEINKIYPNINHMFSSIRTIQSVSVNTLQCNYYTEGKFYTSKEYIIDDIVDRVGGGDALTAGILYSILNNKEAEYLVEFATASSVLKHSIYGDANLVNVDDVENLMQYGAGKIAR, from the coding sequence ATGAGAGTAGCTGGATTTGGGGAAATAATGCTTAGACTAGCAACTAATAAAGGTTTTATGATATCTAATACAAACAACTATAATGCAAATTATGGTGGAGGAGAAGCAAATGTTTTAATATCTTTATCAAAGTTTGGAATAGATACAAAAATGATAACAAAAGTTTCTAATAATGACATTGGAGAAGGAATCATAAATTATTTAAATAGCCATAGAGTAAATACTAGCCAAGTTCAAAAAGGTGAAGAAAGAACGGGAATATACTTTTTAGAAGTAGGAAGTGGAAATAGAGCATCAAAAGTAATTTATGATAGAGCAAACTCAGCATTTAGTAATATGAAAGTTACTGATTTAGATATAGAAAAAGCTTTAGAAGATGTAGATTTATTTCATTTTTCAGGAATAACTTTAGCTTTATCTAAAGAACTAAGAGAATTAACTATGAATATACTAAAGCATTGTAAAAAGAACAATATATTAGTAAGTTATGACTCAAATTATAGAGCAAAGCTTTGGACTATAGAAGAAGCAAGACAAGCTACATTAGAGATATTGCCTTTCGTAAATATACTATCAGCAGGGATATTAGATGCTGAAAATATATTAAAGATGAATTGTGAATATGAAGATAAGTATGAAAAGTTAAGTCATTATTATAATGAAATAAATAAGATTTATCCAAATATAAATCATATGTTTTCATCCATAAGAACTATACAATCAGTATCAGTAAATACTTTACAGTGTAATTATTATACTGAAGGAAAGTTTTATACATCTAAAGAATATATTATAGATGATATAGTGGATAGAGTAGGTGGAGGGGATGCCTTAACTGCTGGAATACTATATTCTATATTAAATAATAAAGAAGCTGAGTACCTGGTAGAATTTGCAACCGCATCATCAGTTTTAAAGCATAGTATATATGGAGATGCAAACTTAGTTAATGTAGATGATGTAGAAAACTTAATGCAATATGGAGCTGGAAAAATAGCTAGATAA
- a CDS encoding YoaK family protein, whose translation MKNNKIKQKVPPWEKPIFIMIVTIVGGYMNGYTYITRHHILANMHTANMSKLGINIALGQWQGALSYFIPIVACILGAAFSELVKALLVIHKFKGDWRKLALILEAIALFFIGLIPTSFPDIIVTNLVSFFMGYQLCLFRECLGIAFNTTICTGNIRNVGQLLYSALDEKSKDSIRKLIIFTCLTFSFALGAIPGTLISIAISTKAVWVCSFILLTQAVWINIYECSVV comes from the coding sequence ATGAAAAATAATAAAATAAAACAGAAAGTCCCTCCTTGGGAAAAACCTATATTTATAATGATAGTAACCATTGTTGGAGGGTATATGAATGGATATACCTACATTACAAGGCATCATATATTGGCTAATATGCACACTGCTAATATGTCTAAATTAGGAATTAACATAGCACTTGGTCAGTGGCAAGGTGCACTAAGCTACTTTATTCCAATTGTTGCTTGTATATTAGGTGCTGCATTTAGTGAACTAGTTAAAGCTCTACTTGTAATACATAAATTTAAAGGAGATTGGAGAAAACTAGCCCTAATCTTAGAAGCAATTGCACTATTCTTTATAGGACTCATACCTACTTCTTTCCCGGATATTATTGTTACTAATCTAGTTTCTTTTTTTATGGGATATCAGCTGTGTTTATTTAGAGAATGCCTTGGTATTGCATTTAACACAACTATATGTACAGGAAATATTAGAAATGTTGGTCAATTATTATATAGTGCATTAGACGAAAAAAGTAAAGATTCTATAAGAAAGTTAATTATTTTTACATGTCTTACTTTCTCTTTTGCATTAGGAGCTATTCCAGGTACTTTAATATCTATTGCTATAAGTACTAAGGCTGTATGGGTTTGTAGTTTTATATTATTAACACAAGCAGTTTGGATAAATATCTATGAATGTAGCGTTGTTTAA
- a CDS encoding alpha/beta fold hydrolase, which produces MGYYVKVESNVKLYVEDLNPEGKKTILFLHGWPGSHKLFEYQFNQLPKMGYRCIGIDQRGFGKSDKPYEGYDYNRLSDDVRCVVNALGLHNFTLAGHSTGGAIAIRYMSRHKGYGVSKLALFAAAAPSLIKRPNFPYGLEKEEVTKIIEGTYTDRPKMLSDFGDIFFFQYITKPFSDWFLQLGLQAEGWSTAAIANTWINEVLFTDLREINVPTLIIHGIHDKVVPFSLGKVQNQSIKNSKLVPFEFSGHASFYDQQERFNEELVKFIEE; this is translated from the coding sequence ATGGGATATTATGTTAAAGTAGAATCAAATGTAAAACTTTACGTAGAAGATCTTAACCCAGAGGGGAAGAAGACAATCTTGTTTTTGCACGGGTGGCCAGGGAGTCATAAATTGTTTGAATATCAGTTTAATCAGCTTCCTAAAATGGGATATAGATGTATTGGTATAGATCAGAGAGGATTTGGTAAGTCAGATAAGCCTTATGAAGGTTATGACTACAATCGATTGTCAGACGATGTTAGATGTGTGGTTAATGCATTAGGGCTACATAATTTTACACTGGCAGGACATTCAACTGGAGGAGCTATAGCTATCAGATACATGTCTCGCCATAAAGGATACGGAGTATCTAAACTTGCTCTTTTTGCAGCAGCAGCTCCTAGCCTTATCAAACGTCCAAATTTTCCATATGGTTTAGAAAAAGAGGAGGTTACCAAAATTATTGAGGGAACATATACTGATCGTCCTAAAATGTTGAGTGATTTTGGTGACATTTTTTTCTTTCAGTATATAACTAAACCATTTTCTGATTGGTTCTTGCAATTAGGCTTACAGGCAGAAGGTTGGTCAACAGCAGCCATTGCAAATACTTGGATAAATGAAGTGTTATTTACTGATCTAAGAGAAATTAATGTTCCAACTTTAATTATTCATGGAATTCATGACAAGGTTGTTCCATTTTCACTAGGCAAAGTACAAAATCAAAGTATTAAAAACTCAAAGCTTGTACCATTTGAATTTAGCGGTCACGCATCGTTTTATGATCAGCAAGAGAGATTTAACGAAGAATTGGTAAAATTTATTGAAGAATAA
- a CDS encoding helix-turn-helix transcriptional regulator, with protein MRLLEILFYLLKINSKTTIKNLAEMFNVCEKTIQRDLDKLSLLGIPIISYRGVNGGVEIDKNYIIAKYILTDNDYKDLILSLYISQHIKPDLKKTDLIEKFRLVDSDRCNKILEKLKEIFIIDLDEDQSINKKDVYKVIEDAIDDKSFVKLQLENTVMEVFPISYVLKKEGLYLYCYDEEYKLVLMNMVFDALKCDRYYTGPIIKYNDNKSKLKNYL; from the coding sequence ATGAGATTATTAGAAATACTTTTTTATCTATTAAAAATCAACTCTAAAACTACAATAAAGAATTTAGCAGAGATGTTTAATGTATGTGAAAAAACTATACAGAGAGATTTAGATAAATTATCGCTATTGGGTATTCCTATAATTTCATATCGAGGTGTAAATGGTGGAGTAGAAATAGATAAAAATTATATAATAGCTAAATATATACTAACTGACAATGATTATAAAGATTTAATATTATCACTATATATTTCTCAGCATATAAAACCAGACTTAAAAAAGACAGATCTTATTGAAAAATTTAGGCTTGTTGACTCTGATAGATGTAATAAAATATTAGAAAAATTAAAAGAAATATTTATAATAGACTTAGATGAAGACCAAAGTATTAATAAAAAAGATGTATATAAAGTAATTGAGGATGCTATAGATGATAAGTCTTTTGTAAAGTTACAGCTTGAAAATACTGTCATGGAAGTATTTCCTATTTCTTATGTTTTAAAAAAGGAAGGATTGTATTTATATTGTTATGATGAGGAGTATAAATTAGTTTTAATGAATATGGTATTTGATGCTTTAAAATGTGATAGATATTACACCGGGCCTATAATTAAATACAATGATAACAAGAGTAAATTAAAAAATTATCTATAA